In the Numida meleagris isolate 19003 breed g44 Domestic line unplaced genomic scaffold, NumMel1.0 unplaced_Scaffold435, whole genome shotgun sequence genome, TCCTCATTGTCTTCGTTATCTCcatccccactgtccccatcaCCATCCTCATCTTTGTTATCTCCATCCCAGCTGTACCCATCATTGTCCTCATCACCTCCGTTATCTCCATCCCCATCACTGTTCCCATCATCATCCTCACCGTCTCTGTTATCTCCATCCCCACTGTCCTCATCATCATTGTCTCCGTTATCTCCATCCCCATCACTGTCCCCATCGCcatcctcatcatcttcattatctccatccccactgtccccatcaTCATCCTCACCGTCGTTATCTCCATCCCCACCCTCAATGTCCTCTCATCAACCTCATTGTCTTCGTTATCTCcatccccactgtccccatcaTTGTCCTCATCATCTTCGTTATCTCCATCCCCAGTCCTCATCGTCTCCGTTATCTCCATCTGCACTGTCCCCATCACCATCCTCATCGTCTTCGTTATCTCCATCCCCATCATTGTCCCCATCATCATCCTCGTCATCTCCGTTATCTCCATCCCCGCTGTCCCCATCATCATCCTCACTGTCTTCGTTATCTCCATCCCAGCCATCCCCATCATCGTCCTCATCATCGTtatctccatccccacccccactgtccccatcaTCATCCTCGTCATCTTTGTTATCTCCATCCTCATCACTGTCCTCATCATCGTCCTCATCGTCTTCGTTATCTCCATGCCcatccccactgtccccatcgTCCTCATCACCTCCACCTCCACCACCCCCATGGTCCCCATCTTCATCACCTCCATCCCCATCGTCCTCATCATCACCTCCATTCTCATCAACCTCCGTCATCTCCATCCCCTCCCCGTCATCCTCATCACCTCCACCCCCATGGTCCCCATCTCCATCATTTCCATCCCCGTTgtcctcatcatcttcatcaccTCCACCTCCACTGCCCTCACTGTCCTcatcatctccatccccatcatCATCTCCATTCTCATCATCTCCATCATCTCCATCCCCGTTGTCCCCATCGTCATCACCTCCACCTCCATTGCCCCCACTTGTCCCCATCTTCATCATCTCCATCCCCACTGACCTCATCATCATCTCCATCCCTACTGCCCACATCATCTTTATCTCATCTCTATCCCCCCTCCATCATCTCCATCATCTCCATCCCCCTTGTCCCCATCTCCATCATTTCCAGCCCCACTGTTTTCATCATCTCCATCACCTCCATCCCCCTCCCCATCATCCTCACCATCTTCATCTCCATCCTCATAATCTCcatcatctccatccccatcgTTTTCATCAACTTCATCACCTCCATCCCCCTCCCCATCATCTTAATCACCTCCAACCCCACTGtcctcatcatcatcttcatctcCATCCCTATTGTCCCCATCTCCATCATTTCCCTCCCCATCAGActcatcatcctcatcatctCCATCCCCgccatcctcatcttcatcatctccatccccatcatCCACATCATCCTCATCTCATCTCCACCCCACCATCCTCATCATCTCCATCcccttcatcctcatcctcatctctATCTCCATCACCTCCACCTACGTTGTTCCCACCAACCCCACGTCCATCGTCCCCATCACCTCATCCCCACATCCACTGTCACCGTCATCCCCACATCCATCAACCCCACCATCCCCACGTCCATTATCCCCACCGTCCCCACGTCCATCGTCCCCATCACCTCATCCCCACGTCCATTGTCCCCATCGTCCCTATGTCCATcatccccattgtccccacNNNNNNNNNNNNNNNNNNNNNNNNNNNNNNNNNNNNNNNNNNNNNNNNNNNNNNNNNNNNNNNNNNNNNNNNNNNNNNNNNNNNNNNNNNNNNNNNNNNNNNNNNNNNNNNNNNNNNNNNNNNNNNNNNNNNNNNNNNNNNNNNNNNNNNNNNNNNNNNNNNNNNNNNNNNNNNNNNNNNNNNNNNNNNNNNNNNNNNNNNNNNNNNNNNNNNNNNNNNNNNNNNNNNNNNNNNNNNNNNNNNNNNNNNNNNNNNNNNNNNNNNNNNNNNNNNNNNNNNNNNNNNNNNNNNNNNNNNNNNNNNNNNNNNNNNNNNNNNNNNNNNNNNNNNNNNNNNNNNNNNNNNNNNNNNNNNNNNNNNNNNNNNNNNNNNNNNNNNNNNNNNNNNNNNNNNNNNNNNNNNNNNNNNNNNNNNNNNNNNNNNNNNNNNNNNNNNNNNNNNNNNNNNNNNNNNNNNNNNNNNNNNNNNNNNNNNNNNNNNNNNNNNNNNNNNNNNNNNNNNNNNNNNNNNNNNNNNNNNNNNNNNNNNNNNNNNNNNNNNNNNNNNNNNNNNNNNNNNNNNNNNNNNNNNNNNNNNNNNNNNNNNNNNNNNNNNNNNNNNNNNNNNNNNNNNNNNNNNNNNNNNNNNNNNNNNNNNNNNNNNNNNNNNNNNNNNNNNNNNNNNNNNNNNNNNNNNNNNNNNNNNNNNNNNNNNNNNNNNNNNNNNNNNNNNNNNNNNNNNNNNNNNNNNNNNNNNNNNNNNNNNNNNNNNNNNNNNNNNNNNNNNNNNNNNNNNNNNNNNNNNNNNNNNNNNNNNNNNNNNNNNNNNNNNNNNNNNNNNNNNNNNNNNNNNNNNNNNNNNNNNNNNNNNNNNNNNNNNNNNNNNNNNNNNNNNNNNNNNNNNNNNNNNNNNNNNNNNNNNNNNNNNNNNNNNNNNNNNNNNNNNNNNNNNNNNNNNNNNNNNNNNNNNNNNNNNNNNNNNNNNNNNNNNNNNNNNNNNNNNNNNNNNNNNNNNNNNNNNNNNNNNNNNNNNNNNNNNNNNNNNNNNNNNNNNNNNNNNNNNNNNNNNNNNNNNNNNNNNNNNNNNNNNNNNNNNNNNNNNNNNNNNNNNNNNNNNNNNNNNNNNNNNNNNNNNNNNNNNNNNNNNNNNNNNNNNNNNNNNNNNNNNNNNNNNNNNNNNNNNNNNNNNNNNNNNNNNNNNNNNNNNNNNNNNNNNNNNNNNNNNNNNNNNNNNNNNNNNNNNNNNNNNNNNNNNNNNNNNNNNNNNNNNNNNNNNNNNNNNNNNNNNNNNNNNNNNNNNNNNNNNNNNNNNNNNNNNNNNNNNNNNNNNNNNNNNNNNNNNNNNNNNNNNNNNNNNNNNNNNNNNNNNNNNNNNNNNNNNNNNNNNNNNNNNNNNNNNNNNNNNNNNNNNNNNNNNNNNNNNNNNNNNNNNNNNNNNNNNNNNNNNNNNNNNNNNNNNNNNNNNNNNNNNNNNNNNNNNNNNNNNNNNNNNNNNNNNNNNNNNNNNNNNNNNNNNNNNNNNNNNNNNNNNNNNNNNNNNNNNNNNNNNNNNNNNNNNNNNNNNNNNNNNNNNNNNNNNNNNNNNNNNNNNNNNNNNNNNNNNNNNNNGCCCTCACGTGTCCCACCATGGCTTCACGTGTCCTACCATGACCTCACGTGGCCCACCACAGCTTCACGTGTCCTACCATGGCTTCACGTGTCCTATCATGGCTTCACATGTTCTACCATGGCTTCATGTGTCCCACCACCACCTCGCGTGTCCCACCAGGGCCTCACGTGTTCTACCATGGCTTCACATGTCCTACCGTGGCCTCACATGTTCTACCACGGCTTCACATGTTCTACTATGGCCTCATGTGTCCCACCATGGCCACATGTGTTCTACCATGGCTTCATGTGTCCCACCATCACCTAGTGTCCCACTAGGGCCTCACGTGTCCCACCAGGGCCACACGTGTCCCACCATTGCTTCACGTGTTCTACCATGGCCTCACGTGTCCTACCACGGCTTCACATGCCCCACCACGGCTTCATGTCTCAACACCATGGCTTCACATGTTCTACCATGGCTTCACGTGTCCTACCATGGCTTCACATGTCCCTCCACCACCTCACATGTCCTACCATGGCTTCACATGTTTACCATGCCCTCACGTGTCCCACCATGGCCTCATGTGTTCTACCATGGCTTCACGTGCCCTATCATGGCTTCACGTGTCCCACCACGGCTTCACGTGTCCTACCATGGCTTCACGTGTTCTACCATGGCTTCACGTGTCCCATCATGGCTTCACATGTTCTACCATGGCCTCACGTGTTCTACCACGGCTTCACATGTTCTGCCATGGCCTCACATGTCCCACCATGGCTTCACGTGTCCCACCACGGCTTCATGTGTCCCACCACAGGCTCACGTGTCCCACCATGGCCTCATGTGTCCCACCATGGCCTCAAGTGTCCTACCATGTCCTCACGTGTCCCACCACAGCCTCACGTGTCCCACCACGGCCTCACGTGTCCCACCACGGCTCCACGTGTCCCACCACGGCCTCACGTGTCCCACCACGGCCCCACGTGTCCCACCACGGCCTCACGTGTCCCACCATGGCCTCCCATGTCCCACCATGGCCTCCAATGTCCCACCATCGCCTCCCATGTCCTACCATGGCCTCCCATGACCTACCACGACTTTACGTGTCCCACTACAGCTTCACGTGTCCCACCACGGCCTCACGTGTCCCACCACAGCCTAACGTGTCCCACCACAGCCTCCCATGTCCTACCACGGCTTTACATGTCCCACCACGGCCTCAGGTGTCCCACCATGGCCCCACATGTCCCAGCA is a window encoding:
- the LOC110391647 gene encoding aspartate and glycine-rich protein-like, coding for MEMMMRSVGMEMMKMGTSGGNGGGGDDDGDNGDGDDGDDENGDDDGDGDDEDSEGSGGGGDEDDEDNGDGNDGDGDHGGGGDEDDGEGMEMTEVDENGGDDEDDGDGGDEDGDHGGGGGGGDEDDGDSGDGHGDNEDDEDDDEDSDEDGDNKDDEDDDGDSGGGDGDNDDEDDDGDGWDGDNEDSEDDDGDSGDGDNGDDEDDDGDNDGDGDNEDDEDGDGDSADGDNGDDEDWGWR